The Sulfuriferula thiophila genome window below encodes:
- a CDS encoding ATP-binding cassette domain-containing protein, whose translation MSNKILSVRGLSRIHGEQCPLCISSTGPENDTNICPHCGSVVAAHDVNFDLYRGEILGIIGESGSGKSSTVKMLYFDETPTAGSATFYDGDVQHDMFALNAAQQRSMRNKRFGMVYQNPHLGLNFQISAGGNIAERLLMSDLKHYGEIRTRAGDLLVRTEVARVRMDQNPKTFSGGMQQRVQIAKALATQPPLLFLDEVTTGLDLSVQAAILDLILEIQHELGTAMIVVTHDLGVIRLLAGRTLVMKHGRVIESGLTDQILEDPQHAYTQRLVASAL comes from the coding sequence ATGAGCAACAAGATATTGTCCGTGCGCGGTTTGTCGCGCATCCACGGTGAGCAGTGTCCCTTGTGCATCAGCAGCACAGGGCCGGAAAACGACACCAACATCTGCCCGCACTGCGGCAGTGTGGTCGCCGCGCATGATGTGAACTTCGATCTGTATCGCGGCGAGATCCTCGGCATCATCGGAGAATCCGGCAGCGGCAAGTCGAGTACGGTAAAGATGTTGTATTTCGACGAAACGCCGACGGCGGGCAGCGCGACGTTCTATGACGGCGATGTGCAGCACGACATGTTTGCACTCAACGCAGCGCAACAACGCAGCATGCGTAACAAGCGTTTCGGCATGGTGTATCAGAACCCCCATCTGGGTCTGAATTTCCAGATTTCCGCTGGCGGGAACATCGCCGAGCGTCTGTTGATGAGCGACCTCAAACATTACGGCGAGATTCGCACCCGCGCAGGTGATTTGTTGGTACGTACCGAAGTGGCTCGCGTACGCATGGACCAGAACCCCAAGACTTTCTCCGGCGGTATGCAGCAACGCGTACAAATCGCCAAGGCACTAGCCACGCAACCGCCGCTGCTGTTCCTAGATGAAGTCACCACCGGACTCGATCTGTCGGTGCAAGCCGCCATCCTCGATCTGATCCTAGAGATACAACACGAGCTCGGCACCGCGATGATCGTAGTCACGCACGACTTAGGTGTGATTCGTTTGTTGGCCGGCCGCACGCTGGTGATGAAGCACGGCCGCGTCATCGAGTCCGGCCTCACCGACCAAATCCTTGAAGACCCACAGCACGCATACACCCAGCGGTTAGTGGCTTCTGCATTGTGA
- the phnP gene encoding phosphonate metabolism protein PhnP yields the protein MRLTFLGTGSAGGVPLWGCDCTVCTRARIDTSVRRLPNCAVLEAGDVRLLIDAGVMDIAERFPAGTLSSILITHFHADHVQGLFHLRWGTGSLDAFAPHDADGCADLYKYPGPLNFTHLSKFETFCVGDVRITPVPLVHSKPTLGYCIEYKDAKLAYLTDTRELPPATVSFLKEWRPHTICLDCTYPPGIEGKRNHFDLLEAIAIGADYPDSNIVLMHISHRLDEWLMNHPETMTEQFSIARDSEFIDCPEST from the coding sequence ATGCGACTAACTTTTTTAGGGACTGGTTCGGCGGGTGGCGTTCCGCTGTGGGGCTGTGATTGCACGGTATGTACTCGTGCACGTATCGATACCAGTGTCCGGCGGTTGCCAAATTGCGCAGTGCTTGAGGCCGGCGATGTACGTCTACTGATTGATGCGGGTGTCATGGATATCGCTGAACGATTTCCTGCGGGGACTTTGTCTTCAATACTGATTACCCATTTTCACGCCGATCACGTTCAGGGCTTGTTCCATTTACGCTGGGGAACAGGGAGTCTTGATGCTTTTGCACCCCATGATGCAGACGGATGTGCAGACTTGTACAAATACCCGGGCCCACTTAATTTCACTCACCTTTCCAAGTTCGAAACATTTTGCGTAGGCGACGTCCGCATTACCCCGGTACCTTTAGTTCACTCTAAACCTACATTGGGTTACTGCATCGAATATAAAGACGCTAAGCTGGCATATCTGACGGATACCCGCGAACTCCCTCCTGCGACTGTCTCATTTCTGAAAGAGTGGCGACCTCATACGATCTGTCTGGACTGTACCTACCCGCCGGGTATAGAAGGTAAGCGTAACCACTTTGACCTGCTCGAGGCGATCGCCATAGGTGCTGACTACCCAGACAGCAACATCGTCCTAATGCACATCAGTCACCGTCTTGATGAATGGTTGATGAATCACCCTGAAACAATGACAGAGCAGTTTTCTATAGCGCGGGATAGTGAATTCATTGACTGCCCGGAGTCCACATGA
- a CDS encoding alpha-D-ribose 1-methylphosphonate 5-phosphate C-P-lyase PhnJ, translating to MNAHYELPLEDAGYSFGFLDEYAKKEVRRCILKAISIPGYQTPYASREMPMGRGFGTGGLQLTLSLIGEDDTLKVIDQGSDDSVNAVNLRQFVQLTCPGVEVTEKTQDATLIQSRHRIPEKLLTEQQILVLQVPYPDALVVVEPSEARRKVMHGEADYSRLLVKLYEDVVRFDEITISHRYPTRINGHYVIDPSPIPRWDVPRLHQSPALVLLGAGREKKIYAVPPYTLAEPLVFDDIAFRVEDFRDVNGQRIACRCCGSIVSFLDELIDDAGNVTHQCSDSAYCEEEQETISARKQA from the coding sequence ATGAACGCTCATTACGAACTGCCGCTGGAAGATGCAGGCTATTCCTTCGGCTTCCTCGACGAGTACGCCAAGAAGGAAGTGCGCCGCTGCATCCTCAAAGCGATCTCCATCCCGGGTTACCAGACACCTTATGCCTCGCGTGAGATGCCGATGGGTCGTGGCTTCGGAACTGGCGGTCTTCAACTTACCTTGTCGCTGATCGGTGAAGACGACACGCTGAAAGTGATCGACCAAGGATCGGACGATTCGGTCAACGCGGTTAATCTGCGCCAGTTTGTGCAGCTCACCTGTCCCGGGGTCGAGGTCACGGAAAAGACACAGGATGCGACCTTGATCCAATCGCGTCACCGCATCCCGGAAAAGCTGCTCACCGAGCAACAGATACTGGTCTTGCAAGTGCCATATCCCGATGCGCTGGTGGTTGTCGAGCCATCGGAAGCGCGACGCAAAGTCATGCACGGCGAGGCTGATTATTCGCGCCTGTTGGTGAAACTTTACGAGGATGTCGTGCGCTTCGACGAGATCACTATCTCACACCGCTATCCCACACGTATCAACGGCCACTATGTGATTGACCCGTCACCCATCCCGCGCTGGGACGTGCCACGTCTACATCAGTCACCTGCGCTGGTGCTGCTGGGTGCCGGACGCGAGAAGAAGATCTACGCTGTGCCGCCGTACACATTGGCCGAGCCGCTGGTGTTCGATGACATCGCCTTCCGCGTGGAAGATTTTCGCGACGTGAACGGCCAGCGCATCGCTTGCCGTTGCTGCGGTTCGATTGTTAGCTTCTTGGACGAACTCATCGACGATGCAGGCAACGTCACCCATCAATGTTCCGACTCGGCTTATTGCGAGGAAGAACAGGAAACAATCAGCGCGAGGAAGCAAGCATGA
- the phnG gene encoding phosphonate C-P lyase system protein PhnG produces MINIPRNKWPSALCSLPASEVRYLADVLSGELEVRDVALPHAGLGLLNMREGAFQESYFIGEIPVARAEVVIRDMAGNEVRGGALIVDDRVQLARAIAILDAVIAGKLPGWVNAMTLVQQGLEAHQQNETERKHLLAATRVDFSLLGQEDDEDEE; encoded by the coding sequence TTGATAAATATACCGAGAAATAAGTGGCCTTCCGCACTCTGCTCCTTACCTGCAAGTGAAGTAAGGTATCTGGCAGACGTATTGTCGGGTGAACTAGAGGTGCGAGATGTTGCGCTACCGCACGCAGGACTTGGATTGCTGAACATGCGTGAGGGTGCATTTCAGGAATCCTATTTCATTGGTGAAATACCGGTGGCACGAGCCGAAGTGGTCATACGCGACATGGCAGGCAATGAAGTGCGCGGCGGAGCCTTGATTGTAGATGACCGTGTGCAACTCGCGCGCGCTATCGCCATCCTTGATGCGGTAATAGCTGGCAAGCTACCCGGTTGGGTTAACGCCATGACGCTAGTACAGCAAGGCTTAGAAGCACACCAACAAAATGAAACAGAGCGCAAACACCTTCTGGCAGCGACGCGCGTGGATTTCTCTCTGCTAGGACAGGAGGATGACGAAGATGAAGAATGA
- a CDS encoding CHAD domain-containing protein, whose protein sequence is MARNQRADEAVRRIMQRLLATMAANEAGVRAGTDVECLHDFRIAVRRTRTLLSQTRGVIPQRERQRLSRSFNWLGDITGMARDADVYLLNFEAANNSKLVNALEPFHSYLQQQQQLTHQQLSKALQSARYAQLMTAWSGYLAVPVPVHSRLLHAHDAACDFANWRIWHMLRRVIRQGGVIDADSPPQALHELRKSCKKLRYLIEFFQSFYPETKVGKAIKVLKSLQDMLGEYQDLQVQQRMLAHFQQTTVITPVTQPTLTAVDGMMRKLAKRQFKVRKQFQRRFAGFMATRHQQRFKRLFKPR, encoded by the coding sequence GTGGCTCGGAATCAGCGTGCAGATGAGGCGGTGCGCCGCATTATGCAGCGACTGCTGGCGACGATGGCCGCCAATGAAGCCGGCGTGCGTGCGGGGACGGATGTCGAGTGCCTGCATGATTTCCGTATCGCGGTGCGGCGCACCCGGACTTTGCTCAGCCAAACTCGCGGCGTTATTCCGCAACGTGAGCGGCAACGTTTGAGTCGCAGTTTTAACTGGCTGGGTGATATTACTGGTATGGCTCGCGATGCCGATGTCTACCTGCTCAATTTCGAAGCAGCTAACAATAGCAAGCTGGTGAATGCGCTCGAACCATTTCATAGCTATTTACAGCAGCAACAGCAGTTGACCCATCAGCAACTGAGTAAGGCTCTGCAATCAGCACGTTATGCGCAGTTGATGACGGCCTGGAGTGGTTATCTGGCTGTGCCGGTTCCTGTACATAGCCGTCTGCTTCATGCGCATGATGCCGCCTGCGATTTCGCGAATTGGCGCATCTGGCACATGCTGCGTCGCGTTATCCGGCAGGGTGGCGTGATTGATGCCGATAGTCCCCCGCAGGCGCTGCATGAATTGCGTAAATCCTGCAAAAAACTGCGATATCTGATCGAGTTTTTCCAGAGTTTTTACCCTGAAACCAAGGTTGGGAAAGCAATCAAGGTGTTGAAGTCGTTGCAGGACATGCTCGGTGAGTATCAGGATTTGCAGGTGCAGCAGCGTATGTTGGCGCACTTTCAGCAAACGACAGTGATTACCCCGGTGACGCAGCCTACGCTGACAGCGGTAGACGGCATGATGCGTAAACTGGCGAAGCGTCAGTTTAAGGTGCGCAAACAGTTCCAACGGCGTTTTGCCGGCTTTATGGCAACCCGGCACCAGCAGCGATTCAAGCGCTTGTTCAAGCCCCGATAA
- a CDS encoding phosphoribosyltransferase, which translates to MFRDRTDAARQLADSLMQYKGKHPLVLAIPRGAVPMAKLIAEQLEGDFDVVLVRKLRAPFNPEFAIGSVDESGWTYIADYAASVGGTAEYIESEKQTQMETIRRRRAQYTPIRSPIDPRGRIVIVVDDGLATGSTMISALHGLRAQHPAQLVCAVPVSPADTLGKIRRYADEVVCLDVPEYFQAVGQFYEDFPQVEDEEVIAVLQDSAEV; encoded by the coding sequence ATGTTCCGTGATCGTACTGATGCAGCAAGACAACTGGCTGACAGCCTGATGCAGTACAAGGGCAAACATCCGCTGGTGCTGGCTATTCCACGCGGCGCAGTGCCGATGGCTAAGCTGATTGCCGAGCAGTTGGAAGGTGATTTCGATGTGGTGCTGGTGCGCAAGCTGCGTGCGCCATTCAATCCGGAATTTGCGATTGGCTCGGTGGATGAAAGCGGCTGGACCTATATTGCGGATTACGCCGCATCGGTGGGCGGCACAGCGGAATACATTGAGTCGGAAAAACAGACGCAGATGGAAACTATACGCAGACGCCGTGCGCAGTATACACCGATACGGTCACCTATCGATCCCCGCGGGCGTATCGTCATTGTGGTCGATGATGGGCTGGCAACTGGCTCCACTATGATTTCAGCATTGCATGGCCTGCGTGCCCAGCATCCGGCGCAACTGGTTTGCGCAGTGCCGGTGTCGCCAGCAGATACACTCGGAAAAATTCGGCGCTATGCCGATGAAGTTGTGTGTCTGGATGTGCCGGAGTATTTTCAGGCGGTCGGGCAGTTCTATGAGGATTTCCCGCAGGTGGAGGATGAGGAAGTGATTGCGGTCCTGCAGGATAGTGCCGAAGTTTAG
- a CDS encoding carbon-phosphorus lyase complex subunit PhnI — MSYVAIKGGKAAIDGAAAVTDYLRCKGSLDEPLTLAMIEEQLRLLTSRVISEGGLYHPRLAALALKQFQGDTLEAAFALRAYRSTKPRLLESPVQDTVNMRCIRRISSAFKEVPGGQYLGATYDYALRLLQLDLANEDPAAFKNVAKAFLRNTPESELPDNFPKVIDSLRAEGLLPPVAPSRAAAFDITRDPLVFPVPRSAALATMARAETGGLLAMAYSNMRGYGDVHPTVAELRVGYLPVMLPHPVTAELMEAGEVLVTECEVVAMYEGTNGDELPTFTLGYGACFGHNEVKAISMAILDRALQKGMQDGPTNPSEDPEFVLLHVDGVDSMGFASHYKMPHYVTFQSDMDRLRTTQQKMQQKESEATT; from the coding sequence ATGAGTTACGTCGCAATTAAAGGCGGCAAGGCAGCCATAGATGGTGCAGCAGCAGTCACAGACTACCTACGCTGTAAAGGTTCGCTGGATGAACCGCTCACACTGGCGATGATAGAAGAGCAGTTGCGCTTGCTGACTTCACGTGTGATATCCGAAGGCGGTCTGTATCACCCGCGTCTGGCTGCGCTCGCACTCAAACAATTCCAGGGCGACACCTTGGAAGCGGCTTTCGCTTTGCGCGCCTATCGTTCCACCAAGCCGCGCCTGCTCGAATCGCCGGTGCAGGACACAGTCAACATGCGTTGCATCCGCCGCATCTCGTCCGCGTTCAAAGAAGTACCTGGCGGTCAGTATCTCGGCGCGACTTACGACTACGCCTTGCGCCTGTTACAACTCGATCTAGCCAACGAAGATCCTGCAGCATTTAAGAATGTGGCAAAGGCATTTTTACGCAATACGCCCGAGTCCGAACTGCCTGACAACTTCCCGAAGGTGATCGACTCTTTGCGTGCGGAAGGACTGCTGCCACCGGTAGCGCCAAGTCGTGCAGCTGCCTTTGACATCACACGAGACCCGCTGGTGTTCCCAGTGCCGCGCTCTGCTGCACTAGCCACCATGGCACGCGCCGAGACCGGTGGCCTACTGGCGATGGCGTATTCCAACATGCGCGGTTACGGCGACGTACACCCCACAGTGGCGGAACTACGCGTCGGCTATCTGCCGGTAATGTTGCCGCATCCGGTGACAGCCGAGTTGATGGAGGCGGGTGAAGTGCTGGTCACCGAATGCGAAGTGGTAGCGATGTACGAAGGCACCAACGGCGACGAGCTGCCCACCTTCACGCTCGGCTACGGCGCTTGTTTCGGTCACAACGAAGTGAAGGCGATCAGCATGGCCATCCTCGACCGCGCTTTGCAGAAAGGCATGCAAGACGGCCCCACCAATCCTTCGGAAGATCCCGAGTTCGTGTTGCTGCATGTGGACGGTGTGGACTCGATGGGCTTTGCCTCGCATTACAAGATGCCGCACTACGTCACCTTCCAGTCGGACATGGACCGACTGCGCACCACCCAACAGAAGATGCAACAAAAAGAATCGGAGGCGACCACATGA
- the phnN gene encoding phosphonate metabolism protein/1,5-bisphosphokinase (PRPP-forming) PhnN — protein sequence MSGVLLYVIGPSGSGKDSLMHFAREALATNSSVMFAHRYITRPHNAGGENHVELSNAEFQSRVEHKLLPLHWNSHGLRYGIGCEVNHWLAKGLIVILNGSRAYLPQATRHYPELVPVLIEVSESVLRERLLSRGREEASEIESRLKRAGEFASLKHNRLLRFNNDAPLESTGPAFVELIRSQEKVAACD from the coding sequence ATGAGTGGCGTCCTGCTCTACGTCATAGGCCCATCCGGCAGCGGCAAAGACAGTCTGATGCACTTTGCACGGGAAGCACTAGCTACGAACTCCAGCGTGATGTTCGCGCATCGCTATATCACTCGTCCGCACAATGCGGGGGGTGAGAACCATGTGGAGCTAAGCAACGCCGAGTTTCAGTCCAGAGTCGAACATAAGCTACTTCCTCTACATTGGAATAGCCACGGTCTCCGCTACGGCATCGGATGCGAAGTTAATCATTGGCTTGCCAAAGGCCTCATAGTGATTCTTAACGGATCACGCGCCTATCTGCCACAGGCTACTAGGCATTATCCGGAACTAGTGCCCGTTCTGATTGAGGTATCTGAGTCGGTGTTACGAGAACGTCTGCTTTCAAGAGGACGAGAAGAAGCAAGCGAAATTGAATCACGGTTAAAGCGCGCAGGTGAGTTTGCTTCACTGAAGCACAACAGACTTTTACGCTTCAATAATGACGCTCCTCTGGAGTCAACAGGACCTGCATTCGTCGAACTGATCCGCAGTCAGGAAAAGGTTGCTGCATGCGACTAA
- the phnH gene encoding phosphonate C-P lyase system protein PhnH, whose translation MTKMKNDMAIDNSDIWDPAKQQKLFRSLLDAFSYPGRITQCATASTSSWFALLSTLVDGQTTLADPHKLIEESQWPKLEAHRASPEVAAFVVVDGSRTPEFMPSLGTLEAPEYGATLMLRVTSLNDAGIGTIRLQLSGPGIQKPMIIGVEELHADWITSRNDWVSTFPLGVELVLCDANSFVALPRTTLITVGGAA comes from the coding sequence ATGACGAAGATGAAGAATGACATGGCAATAGACAATTCAGACATTTGGGACCCGGCTAAGCAGCAGAAACTATTCCGCAGCTTGCTGGATGCTTTCAGTTATCCAGGTCGAATCACTCAATGCGCAACAGCCAGCACATCGTCATGGTTCGCATTGCTGAGCACACTGGTTGATGGACAGACCACGCTGGCAGACCCTCATAAGCTAATAGAGGAGTCGCAATGGCCCAAACTTGAAGCGCATCGTGCGTCGCCAGAAGTTGCCGCTTTTGTTGTTGTTGACGGTAGCCGTACACCTGAATTCATGCCTAGCCTTGGGACATTGGAAGCTCCCGAGTACGGAGCAACTTTGATGCTGCGTGTAACGTCTTTGAATGACGCCGGCATCGGAACAATTCGCCTGCAACTAAGTGGCCCTGGTATACAGAAACCCATGATTATCGGTGTGGAGGAGCTGCACGCAGACTGGATCACATCACGTAATGACTGGGTCAGCACCTTTCCGCTTGGTGTTGAGCTGGTGCTGTGTGATGCGAATAGTTTTGTTGCGTTACCGCGTACCACTCTTATCACAGTGGGAGGTGCAGCATGA
- the phnL gene encoding phosphonate C-P lyase system protein PhnL: protein MTMNAILTIENYAKTFCLHERNKLIPSASHVNLSVYPGKLTALIGPTGAGKSSVLKGVYRTYLPSAGRMLFRTASGEIVDLAQADEHLILELRKSEIGFVTQFLHCLPRKSALDVVAEPLFARGVETEEARGRAADLLAQLAVPSHLWNVPPATFSGGEKQRVNLARGLIAQPRLLLLDEPTASLDPATTERVVAHLETLKGSGIAMLAIFHHPDLVRRLADSVIELSPPVAIVEPVEEIA from the coding sequence ATGACTATGAACGCTATCCTGACTATAGAGAATTACGCCAAGACATTCTGTCTGCACGAACGCAACAAGCTCATCCCCTCCGCCTCGCATGTGAACCTGAGCGTCTATCCAGGCAAGCTCACAGCATTAATCGGGCCGACCGGTGCTGGTAAATCATCGGTACTGAAAGGTGTGTATCGCACTTATCTGCCCAGCGCCGGACGCATGCTGTTCCGCACTGCATCCGGTGAAATCGTCGACCTTGCACAGGCGGACGAACATCTCATACTGGAGCTACGCAAGAGCGAGATCGGTTTCGTCACACAGTTCCTGCATTGCCTGCCGCGCAAGTCCGCGCTGGATGTGGTGGCCGAGCCTTTGTTCGCACGCGGTGTGGAGACCGAAGAAGCACGTGGACGTGCAGCTGATCTGTTGGCGCAACTAGCCGTGCCTTCGCATCTGTGGAACGTCCCGCCCGCCACTTTCTCTGGCGGCGAGAAGCAGCGTGTGAATCTGGCACGCGGCCTGATCGCGCAACCGCGTTTACTGTTGCTGGATGAACCGACCGCCAGTCTCGACCCCGCCACTACCGAACGCGTAGTCGCACATCTCGAAACATTGAAAGGCAGCGGCATCGCTATGCTGGCCATCTTCCACCACCCCGATCTAGTGCGCCGTCTGGCCGACAGTGTCATAGAGCTGTCACCTCCCGTCGCTATCGTTGAACCCGTAGAGGAAATTGCATGA
- a CDS encoding alpha-D-ribose 1-methylphosphonate 5-triphosphate diphosphatase, which translates to MNNHFYLTGAQVVLENETLKDAAVLIADGKIVAINPASSAGAQEIDLRGQTLMPGMIDLHCDALEKEAEPRPGVHFPFDFACAQADKRNAAAGITTIYHALSFANAELGVRNNNTAAELARAVHAWQEHALVDNRVHARYEITDPTAPDILNELLGLDEIHLMSFMDHTPGQGQFKSVDAYRDFLSRTYKKDAAEFEILLANKLAQGEGAVARMEQLAQHARELGIPLASHDDDRPEKVDVVKKLGVSVSEFPINLETAQAARAAGLATLFGAPNILRGKSQSGSMRALDAVKEGVADCLCGDYSPAALLPAVLKLPELAGIKLHEAVALVTCNPARAVGLKDRGVIAAGKRADLLAVRHLGGLPQVSRVWSEGLQVMTLAFDHGA; encoded by the coding sequence ATGAACAATCATTTTTATCTGACCGGCGCGCAAGTTGTGCTGGAGAACGAAACACTGAAAGACGCTGCAGTACTCATCGCAGATGGGAAGATTGTCGCCATCAATCCGGCCAGCAGTGCAGGCGCGCAAGAGATCGACTTACGCGGCCAGACATTGATGCCGGGCATGATCGACCTGCACTGCGATGCGCTGGAAAAAGAAGCCGAGCCGCGCCCCGGTGTGCACTTCCCGTTCGACTTCGCTTGTGCGCAAGCTGACAAACGAAATGCGGCGGCGGGTATTACCACCATCTATCACGCACTTTCTTTTGCAAATGCAGAACTTGGCGTACGCAATAACAATACCGCAGCAGAACTAGCACGTGCCGTACATGCTTGGCAGGAACACGCTCTGGTGGACAACCGAGTGCATGCACGTTACGAGATTACCGACCCAACTGCGCCTGATATCCTGAACGAATTGCTGGGCCTTGATGAGATTCACTTGATGTCCTTTATGGATCACACGCCAGGACAGGGACAGTTCAAGAGTGTCGATGCCTATCGCGATTTTCTGTCGCGCACCTACAAGAAGGATGCGGCGGAGTTTGAAATCCTGCTCGCCAACAAACTGGCTCAAGGTGAAGGTGCTGTGGCACGCATGGAGCAACTGGCACAACATGCGCGCGAACTTGGTATTCCGCTCGCTAGCCACGATGACGATCGTCCAGAAAAGGTTGATGTCGTAAAAAAACTAGGCGTAAGTGTTTCCGAATTTCCAATCAATCTTGAGACGGCTCAGGCAGCTCGTGCGGCTGGACTGGCGACCTTATTTGGCGCTCCCAACATCCTGCGCGGAAAGTCTCAGTCAGGTTCTATGCGCGCATTAGATGCGGTCAAAGAAGGTGTGGCCGATTGTCTGTGTGGCGATTATTCGCCAGCAGCTTTATTGCCCGCTGTGCTGAAGCTACCGGAATTGGCAGGTATCAAGTTGCACGAAGCAGTTGCACTGGTGACCTGTAATCCGGCACGAGCAGTTGGCCTCAAAGATCGTGGTGTAATCGCAGCGGGAAAACGTGCAGACCTATTAGCAGTAAGACACTTGGGTGGGCTACCTCAAGTGTCGCGAGTTTGGTCGGAAGGTTTACAGGTAATGACACTGGCCTTTGATCACGGAGCCTAA
- a CDS encoding EamA family transporter yields the protein MTPILAIGISVLLHVSWNLLTRRTPSEANFLWWIVGLYVLLFAPFTLLEFLHHASQSPVLYLCVLISGTTNGLYFLALRAAYHQAPASAVYPMVRSSPLLIAIVETTVFGHSFPLISWAAILLAAVGLWLIATSSHDGISRFSKAWPYALFAAAMTVIYSLSDKVAASNMHGINSAMGYVCANFAISWIFLSLEQKWRTQQWIPTKTPTTIALSIGTIGVGTAYALVIFAMHWLPAAYAVTLTNAGIVFTVLLGVLWLKEKVGWRKRVAGATFVVSGLIVIGIYG from the coding sequence ATGACGCCGATATTGGCCATCGGCATATCAGTACTGCTGCATGTGTCATGGAATCTACTGACCCGCAGAACACCTAGTGAAGCTAATTTTCTGTGGTGGATCGTTGGCCTATATGTGCTACTTTTCGCACCTTTCACTTTGCTGGAGTTTTTGCATCATGCTTCACAGTCTCCTGTGCTTTACCTGTGCGTACTCATTAGCGGCACGACAAATGGATTGTATTTTCTAGCCCTTAGAGCCGCTTACCATCAAGCACCTGCAAGTGCGGTTTATCCTATGGTGCGTAGTTCACCATTGCTCATAGCAATCGTTGAAACAACGGTTTTCGGACACAGTTTTCCATTGATTTCATGGGCAGCTATTTTGCTTGCTGCAGTAGGTCTTTGGTTGATTGCAACAAGCTCACATGATGGCATCTCTCGTTTTAGCAAGGCATGGCCTTACGCATTGTTTGCTGCAGCGATGACAGTTATATATAGTCTTAGCGATAAGGTTGCAGCATCCAATATGCACGGTATCAATAGTGCTATGGGATATGTATGTGCCAATTTTGCAATCAGTTGGATTTTTCTCAGCCTAGAACAAAAGTGGAGAACACAGCAGTGGATTCCCACCAAGACGCCAACTACTATTGCGCTATCAATTGGGACAATTGGTGTTGGGACTGCCTATGCCTTGGTAATTTTTGCTATGCACTGGCTGCCCGCTGCGTATGCAGTGACACTCACCAATGCGGGCATCGTTTTTACGGTGTTGCTAGGAGTGTTGTGGCTGAAGGAAAAGGTGGGATGGCGAAAGCGTGTTGCCGGGGCCACTTTTGTCGTGAGCGGGCTTATTGTGATTGGAATTTACGGTTAA